In [Clostridium] cellulosi, one genomic interval encodes:
- a CDS encoding hypothetical protein (High confidence in function and specificity), with protein sequence MNKLAKELLKKNNNREKAIFDENKEIYTNMIVYLRGSDLSEYNQEVVRGDIIELIIDGQQRGDNIKKVMGGRYKEICDQIIEAMPKKTKKDKVMDFLDMSLHALWVLGVISLAKNFIISLISNKAGFEFILTVGDIINGLAIILIANVIVLYITKTAFGAKKEKKVVSFLKAWFIAAAVLAAMILSNVYFRTIAVNISLWLAAITVILIFVIWKIISERA encoded by the coding sequence ATGAATAAATTAGCAAAGGAATTATTAAAGAAAAATAATAATAGGGAAAAAGCGATATTTGATGAAAACAAAGAAATTTATACAAATATGATTGTCTACTTACGGGGTTCTGATTTATCAGAGTACAATCAAGAAGTTGTAAGAGGAGATATTATTGAACTAATTATTGATGGTCAGCAACGAGGCGATAATATTAAAAAAGTCATGGGAGGCAGATATAAGGAAATCTGTGATCAGATTATCGAAGCTATGCCTAAGAAGACAAAAAAAGATAAGGTGATGGATTTTTTAGATATGTCTCTTCATGCACTATGGGTTTTAGGTGTTATTTCTTTAGCTAAAAACTTTATAATTAGCTTAATTTCAAATAAAGCTGGGTTTGAGTTTATCTTAACCGTTGGGGATATTATAAATGGACTTGCAATTATCCTTATAGCAAATGTGATTGTATTGTATATTACTAAAACAGCATTTGGTGCAAAGAAAGAAAAAAAAGTAGTTTCTTTTTTAAAAGCGTGGTTTATTGCTGCAGCTGTTTTGGCAGCTATGATATTGAGTAATGTATACTTTAGAACCATTGCAGTGAATATTTCTTTATGGTTAGCAGCAATAACTGTCATATTGATTTTTGTTATTTGGAAAATTATAAGTGAAAGAGCGTAA
- a CDS encoding hypothetical protein (High confidence in function and specificity), translating to MMGNFISLVSVENIKLWKRLSTKLMVLIMAVAIVGIWGLVKMAADLNQQFIDSKQASQSEKLDWKERLKKDNESIQAIIDSAEKSDRFRDKSTLDQNKRQLAENKYRIEHNLKPIENRNYDIWFDLSTMGIWQIVALFVIIATTALVAGEFSESTMKTMIPRPYARWQILTAKFIAVLIYTVVMTVIGYLVSLGAAAIFFGTSQFKDPVLLWLGGNIVEVSSVAAAFILTGLEFLSVLVYVIFTFALCAVARSRALATGLAIFLMFGGSLTQLIAQNFDWGKYIFFADTNFSSFTTFGSISYGLTLPFALVICAIYCIVFMFAGYFAFAKRDIA from the coding sequence ATGATGGGGAATTTTATCAGTCTTGTCAGTGTCGAAAACATAAAATTGTGGAAGCGCTTATCCACAAAGCTTATGGTTCTTATAATGGCGGTCGCAATTGTCGGAATTTGGGGACTAGTGAAAATGGCCGCGGATTTAAACCAGCAGTTCATAGACTCTAAACAGGCCTCGCAAAGCGAGAAGCTCGACTGGAAAGAGCGACTCAAAAAAGATAACGAGTCTATTCAGGCTATTATAGATTCAGCCGAGAAAAGCGATAGATTCAGGGATAAGAGCACACTTGACCAGAATAAAAGGCAGCTTGCCGAAAATAAATACCGCATTGAGCATAATTTAAAACCTATTGAAAATCGAAATTATGATATTTGGTTTGACTTATCTACAATGGGCATATGGCAGATAGTTGCGTTATTCGTTATTATAGCGACAACTGCGCTCGTGGCCGGAGAGTTTTCGGAGAGCACCATGAAAACGATGATACCGAGACCGTATGCCAGATGGCAGATACTGACTGCAAAATTTATAGCAGTTCTAATCTACACGGTGGTTATGACAGTCATCGGATATCTTGTGTCACTCGGTGCAGCGGCCATTTTCTTCGGGACAAGTCAGTTTAAAGACCCTGTGCTGCTTTGGTTAGGCGGCAATATTGTCGAAGTATCAAGCGTTGCCGCAGCGTTTATCTTAACCGGACTCGAGTTTCTTTCTGTTCTGGTTTATGTAATATTTACATTTGCATTATGCGCTGTTGCACGTTCAAGGGCACTTGCAACCGGACTTGCCATCTTCCTCATGTTTGGCGGAAGTTTAACTCAACTGATTGCTCAGAATTTCGACTGGGGCAAATATATCTTCTTTGCGGATACGAATTTTTCATCGTTTACAACCTTCGGTTCAATATCTTACGGATTGACACTTCCTTTTGCACTGGTCATCTGCGCAATTTATTGTATTGTTTTCATGTTTGCGGGTTACTTTGCCTTTGCCAAGAGGGATATCGCGTGA
- the valS gene encoding Valine-tRNA ligase (High confidence in function and specificity) — protein sequence MAELAKTYEPQEVEDRIYKFWLNGGYFHATPDAKDESGSKKTPYTIVIPPPNVTGQLHMGHALDETLQDILIRFRRMQGYEALWLPGTDHAAIATEAKIVEAMAKEGLKKEDLGREKFLERAWAWKEKYGGRIVEQLKKLGSSCDWERERFTMDEGCSKAVREVFVRLYEKGLIYRGERIINWCPHCKTSISDAEVEYEEKEGFFWHLRYPLADGSGYIQLATTRPETMLGDTAVAVHPEDERYKALIGKEVILPIVGRKIPIIADEYVERDFGTGVVKITPAHDPNDFEVGLRHSLPVINIMNEDATINENGGRFQGLDRYEARRLIVEELEKGGYLVKTEPIKHNVGSCYRCHSIVEPRVSKQWFVKMQPLAKPAIEAVKNGEVRFIPERFEKIYFHWMENIKDWCISRQLWWGHRIPAWYCADCGETIVAREDPKTCPKCGSTHLNQDEDTLDTWFSSALWPFSTLGWPDDTPELKYFYPTDTLVTGYDIIFFWVARMIFSAIEHTGKVPFKTVLIHGLVRDEKGRKMSKSLGNGIDPLKVIEDYGADALRFTLATGNSPGNDMRFSKEKVEASRNFANKIWNAARFILMNCEGNNVTYGLPEKLNIEDKWILSRFNTLCKDVTENLEKFELGVAVAKLYDFIWDVFCDWYIELAKTRINSGDEDAASSRQVLVWVMSNTLKLLHPFMPFITEEVWQTLPHEGESIMVQKWPEYKSELNYPEEEAAIERVMDAVRAIRNRRAEMNVPPSKKSSVYIETDFAGDFEASRMFIERLAYANSVKVGEGFNIEDAVQIVTSSARIYIPMGELVDKEKELARLNKEKQKDEKMLSAAEAKLNNQGFIAKAPEAVVAAEREKVAKLKEKIAMLEDSIRKLSK from the coding sequence ATGGCAGAACTCGCAAAGACATACGAACCGCAGGAAGTTGAGGACAGAATATATAAGTTCTGGCTCAACGGCGGCTATTTTCACGCAACTCCTGACGCTAAAGACGAGAGCGGCTCGAAAAAGACACCTTATACAATCGTAATTCCGCCCCCAAATGTTACAGGTCAGCTTCATATGGGACATGCCCTTGACGAGACGCTTCAGGATATACTAATCCGTTTCAGGCGCATGCAGGGCTATGAAGCGCTGTGGCTGCCGGGAACAGACCACGCTGCTATTGCTACGGAAGCGAAGATCGTTGAGGCAATGGCGAAAGAGGGCCTGAAGAAGGAAGATCTCGGCCGTGAGAAATTCCTTGAGCGCGCATGGGCGTGGAAAGAGAAATACGGCGGACGCATAGTCGAACAGTTAAAGAAGCTCGGTTCTTCCTGTGACTGGGAGCGCGAGCGCTTTACAATGGACGAGGGCTGTTCAAAGGCTGTCAGAGAGGTATTCGTGCGCCTTTATGAAAAGGGGCTTATCTACCGCGGCGAGCGCATAATCAACTGGTGCCCCCACTGCAAAACATCTATTTCAGACGCAGAGGTCGAGTATGAGGAGAAGGAAGGCTTCTTCTGGCACCTGCGCTATCCTCTTGCTGACGGCAGCGGCTATATACAGCTTGCAACGACAAGGCCGGAGACAATGCTGGGCGATACTGCGGTAGCGGTTCACCCGGAAGATGAACGCTATAAGGCGCTCATAGGCAAAGAGGTTATTCTGCCGATAGTCGGCAGGAAGATTCCGATTATCGCAGACGAGTACGTCGAGCGCGATTTCGGAACAGGTGTCGTTAAGATTACACCGGCTCACGACCCGAACGACTTTGAAGTAGGCCTGCGCCATTCTCTCCCTGTAATCAACATTATGAACGAGGACGCTACAATTAATGAAAACGGCGGACGTTTCCAGGGCCTCGACCGTTATGAGGCACGCCGTTTAATTGTCGAAGAGCTTGAAAAAGGCGGTTACCTCGTAAAGACCGAGCCGATAAAGCATAATGTAGGCTCCTGCTACCGCTGCCATTCCATCGTTGAGCCGCGGGTATCAAAGCAGTGGTTTGTCAAGATGCAGCCGTTGGCAAAACCGGCAATAGAGGCTGTCAAAAACGGCGAAGTAAGGTTTATACCGGAACGCTTTGAAAAGATATATTTCCACTGGATGGAGAATATCAAGGACTGGTGCATTTCGCGCCAGCTCTGGTGGGGCCACAGGATTCCCGCATGGTACTGCGCCGACTGCGGAGAAACAATCGTTGCAAGGGAAGACCCGAAGACCTGCCCGAAATGCGGCAGCACACATCTCAATCAGGACGAGGACACCCTCGATACCTGGTTCTCGTCGGCTCTGTGGCCGTTCTCTACACTCGGCTGGCCGGATGATACGCCGGAACTCAAATACTTCTACCCGACCGATACGCTCGTCACGGGTTATGATATCATCTTCTTCTGGGTTGCCAGAATGATTTTCTCCGCAATTGAGCATACGGGCAAAGTACCGTTCAAGACCGTCCTTATCCACGGCCTTGTACGCGATGAAAAGGGCCGCAAGATGTCCAAATCCCTCGGCAACGGCATCGACCCGCTCAAAGTAATCGAGGACTACGGCGCCGACGCGCTGAGATTTACTCTTGCGACCGGCAACAGCCCAGGAAACGACATGCGCTTCTCCAAGGAAAAGGTCGAGGCAAGCCGCAACTTTGCAAATAAGATTTGGAATGCCGCGCGCTTTATCCTGATGAACTGCGAAGGTAATAACGTGACCTATGGGCTGCCTGAAAAGCTGAATATTGAAGACAAGTGGATTCTCAGCCGCTTCAATACCCTTTGCAAGGACGTTACCGAGAACCTCGAAAAGTTTGAGCTCGGTGTAGCTGTTGCGAAACTTTACGATTTCATATGGGATGTTTTCTGCGACTGGTACATTGAGCTTGCTAAGACCAGAATTAACTCTGGTGACGAGGACGCGGCCTCTTCACGCCAGGTGCTCGTATGGGTAATGTCCAATACCTTAAAACTGCTCCATCCCTTCATGCCCTTTATAACAGAGGAAGTATGGCAGACCCTGCCCCATGAAGGCGAATCTATAATGGTTCAGAAGTGGCCTGAATATAAATCAGAGCTTAACTATCCCGAAGAGGAAGCGGCAATCGAGCGCGTTATGGACGCCGTCAGGGCAATCCGCAACCGCCGCGCCGAGATGAATGTTCCACCGTCAAAGAAGTCCAGCGTTTATATCGAAACCGACTTTGCCGGTGATTTTGAGGCGAGCAGGATGTTTATTGAGCGCCTTGCTTATGCCAACTCGGTCAAGGTCGGCGAGGGCTTCAATATAGAAGACGCGGTTCAGATAGTCACATCGTCAGCCCGCATCTATATCCCGATGGGCGAACTTGTCGACAAGGAAAAGGAGCTTGCCCGCCTTAACAAAGAGAAGCAGAAGGACGAAAAGATGTTGAGCGCGGCAGAGGCTAAACTCAACAATCAGGGCTTTATCGCCAAAGCTCCGGAAGCTGTTGTGGCGGCGGAACGCGAAAAGGTAGCGAAGCTCAAAGAAAAGATAGCAATGCTTGAGGACAGCATAAGGAAACTCTCTAAGTGA
- a CDS encoding PadR family transcriptional regulator (High confidence in function and specificity) → MIPSQMLKGVLEGCILEIIRKQETYAYEISKQLERYGFGEISEGTIYPIILRLQKSELVKATLQDSNSGPKRKYYHLTEKGVISLSEFKVNWQELDHAVNQLFMGGKEHE, encoded by the coding sequence ATGATTCCTTCACAAATGTTAAAAGGTGTGTTAGAAGGATGCATTTTAGAGATAATCCGAAAACAAGAGACTTATGCATATGAAATCTCGAAACAGTTAGAGCGATATGGATTTGGAGAGATATCTGAAGGAACAATATATCCTATTATTTTGCGCCTACAGAAAAGTGAACTTGTGAAAGCTACTTTACAAGACTCTAATAGCGGACCGAAGCGCAAATATTATCATTTAACTGAGAAGGGGGTTATTAGTCTAAGTGAATTTAAAGTTAACTGGCAAGAACTAGATCATGCGGTTAATCAATTATTTATGGGAGGAAAAGAACATGAATAA
- the yhcH gene encoding putative ABC transporter ATP-binding protein YhcH (High confidence in function and specificity): MVTPVLKTTNLKKCIGKRTIVEGISLELEPGEIFGFLGPNGAGKTTTIRMIVGLSKITEGNIYINGHSVRTEFREAMRDIGCIVENPEMYKYMSGLDNLKIFAKLYKGVDMDRINEVVKLVELEDAIKNKVKTYSLGMKQRLGIAQALLHRPKLLILDEPTNGLDPAGIRALRELLRRLCKEEGMTVFVSSHILAEMQQMCDRVGIINHGHMICVKTVEELINMSSDNKAKLLLRTGDNAKAQEILSQNGVPFVAEADGIHIETAKDKVPEIVTALATAGIPVFGMDTLETQSLEDVFMKLTEEAK; this comes from the coding sequence ATGGTTACACCGGTTTTAAAAACAACGAATCTTAAAAAGTGCATCGGGAAACGCACTATTGTTGAGGGCATCTCGCTCGAACTCGAACCAGGGGAAATCTTTGGCTTTTTAGGCCCTAACGGTGCGGGCAAGACGACGACAATCCGTATGATCGTTGGGCTGTCAAAGATAACGGAAGGTAACATCTATATCAACGGCCATTCCGTGAGAACCGAATTCCGTGAGGCTATGCGCGACATCGGCTGTATAGTTGAAAACCCTGAAATGTATAAATACATGTCAGGCCTCGACAATCTTAAGATATTCGCAAAGCTTTATAAAGGCGTCGATATGGATCGCATAAACGAGGTTGTAAAACTCGTTGAGCTTGAAGACGCAATTAAAAATAAAGTAAAGACCTATTCATTGGGTATGAAACAGCGACTCGGCATAGCGCAGGCACTGTTGCACCGCCCGAAGCTGCTGATACTCGACGAGCCGACAAACGGCCTTGACCCCGCAGGTATCAGGGCGCTCCGCGAACTTCTGCGCCGCCTTTGCAAAGAAGAAGGCATGACGGTTTTCGTGTCGAGCCATATTCTGGCGGAAATGCAGCAGATGTGCGACAGGGTCGGCATTATCAATCACGGGCATATGATCTGTGTCAAGACAGTCGAAGAGCTGATAAATATGTCCAGCGATAATAAAGCAAAGCTGCTGCTCCGCACTGGCGACAACGCAAAGGCTCAGGAGATTCTTTCTCAAAACGGGGTACCGTTTGTAGCTGAAGCCGATGGAATCCATATTGAAACGGCCAAGGATAAAGTACCGGAAATCGTTACGGCGCTTGCCACCGCCGGTATTCCTGTTTTCGGCATGGACACACTGGAAACCCAGTCGCTCGAAGATGTATTTATGAAGCTCACTGAGGAGGCAAAATGA
- a CDS encoding hypothetical protein (Family membership), producing MILLSRRVPVYRKCKICDRYVSENGHISNDIYSVLSCHLDAAAIDALKEAVTNFEGSVIFVSHSKDFCALADSTLDMEKLFDD from the coding sequence TTGATTTTGCTAAGTCGACGCGTTCCCGTCTACCGTAAGTGCAAAATTTGCGATAGATATGTTTCCGAGAACGGACATATCTCAAATGACATTTATTCTGTCCTCTCGTGCCACCTTGACGCTGCTGCAATAGACGCTCTCAAGGAAGCAGTTACAAACTTCGAGGGCTCGGTGATATTCGTTTCCCACAGCAAGGATTTCTGCGCTCTTGCTGACAGCACATTGGATATGGAAAAACTGTTTGACGACTGA
- a CDS encoding NusG antitermination factor (High confidence in function and specificity) yields the protein MSETAKWYVVHTYSGYENKVASNLQTIVDNRGLQDVIQDIKIPTEKVTEIKDNVKREVERKIFPGYVLVKMELNDETWHIVRNTRGVTGFVGSGSHPEPLTDKEVSALGVDKREVQVNYSVGDSVRIIDGPLDGFIGRVEEVNSDKNVVRVIVSMFGHETPVELELHQIEVIG from the coding sequence ATGTCTGAAACAGCTAAGTGGTATGTGGTACACACTTATTCCGGATACGAGAACAAGGTTGCCTCTAACCTTCAGACAATTGTCGATAATCGCGGCCTTCAAGATGTAATTCAAGATATTAAGATTCCCACCGAAAAGGTAACTGAAATCAAGGATAACGTCAAGCGTGAAGTCGAACGCAAAATTTTTCCCGGTTATGTGCTTGTCAAGATGGAACTAAACGACGAAACCTGGCATATTGTGCGGAATACGCGCGGTGTAACTGGCTTTGTCGGTTCGGGTTCCCATCCTGAACCGCTCACTGATAAAGAGGTAAGCGCCCTGGGCGTCGACAAGCGCGAGGTTCAGGTCAATTACTCGGTGGGCGATAGCGTTCGCATAATCGACGGGCCGCTTGACGGTTTTATTGGCAGGGTGGAGGAAGTCAACTCTGATAAGAATGTTGTCAGGGTTATTGTTTCCATGTTCGGCCATGAAACACCCGTGGAGCTTGAGCTCCATCAGATTGAAGTAATCGGCTGA
- a CDS encoding hypothetical protein (Family membership), with the protein MPDIEAKVKGKSVAKNKAGKKRTEGLKRYFTETKAEFKKIIWPTPKETFKQTAIVFLAILIFGVFIWALDSLAMSVFYNLLQKY; encoded by the coding sequence ATGCCGGATATCGAAGCAAAAGTGAAGGGAAAAAGTGTCGCGAAGAACAAGGCCGGTAAGAAGCGTACAGAAGGCCTCAAACGCTATTTTACCGAGACGAAAGCGGAGTTCAAGAAGATAATATGGCCGACACCGAAAGAAACATTTAAACAGACAGCTATAGTGTTTCTTGCGATATTAATTTTCGGCGTATTTATCTGGGCTCTCGATAGTCTTGCAATGAGTGTATTTTATAATCTTCTTCAGAAATACTGA
- a CDS encoding hypothetical protein (High confidence in function and specificity): MGNFLSLIAVENKKLWKRISTVIMIPILIALVFAWGGLEKLITNMVMNKAGNQTTSQSQSVGNWKDKLKAENTMLQKAIDEAEKSEWLQAKQGIDSDKRKIAENEYRINHDMEPSKDGNPDFWEVVTSLSVWSFIALLAVIACTALVAGEFSEGTMKTMILRPFTRWQILTAKLIVVVLYTLVLTVVAFISALIVSLIFFGSHGIGDNVFLWIGGKIFCVPGLVGSLADFGLNFLTALVYVIFTFAICAMSRSRALATGLSIFLMLGGSFTTELAMNFSWGKYIFFADTNFSYFITKGAPFYGITLASALIICAAYCVAFLAAGYVIFMKRDIA, translated from the coding sequence ATGGGAAATTTTCTGTCGCTTATAGCTGTTGAAAATAAAAAACTCTGGAAGAGAATTTCAACAGTAATAATGATCCCTATATTGATAGCCTTAGTCTTTGCTTGGGGCGGCCTTGAAAAGCTGATTACTAATATGGTAATGAATAAAGCGGGCAATCAGACGACATCACAAAGTCAATCCGTCGGCAACTGGAAAGATAAGCTTAAAGCTGAGAATACCATGCTTCAAAAGGCTATTGATGAGGCTGAAAAAAGCGAGTGGTTACAAGCCAAGCAAGGTATTGATTCAGATAAAAGGAAAATAGCCGAAAATGAATATCGAATTAATCATGATATGGAACCATCCAAAGATGGAAACCCAGATTTCTGGGAAGTTGTAACATCCTTAAGTGTGTGGAGCTTTATCGCCCTCCTTGCCGTTATCGCTTGTACAGCGCTCGTGGCGGGCGAGTTTTCCGAGGGCACCATGAAAACAATGATACTAAGGCCATTTACGCGCTGGCAGATTCTGACCGCGAAATTAATTGTCGTAGTGCTATATACCCTTGTCTTGACAGTTGTTGCATTTATCTCTGCTTTAATAGTATCTTTAATATTCTTTGGTAGCCACGGAATCGGCGATAACGTATTCCTTTGGATAGGCGGCAAGATTTTTTGCGTTCCGGGATTAGTGGGTTCGCTTGCCGATTTCGGACTAAATTTCTTGACTGCATTGGTCTATGTGATTTTCACTTTTGCAATCTGCGCCATGTCCCGTTCGCGTGCACTGGCTACAGGACTTTCCATATTCCTGATGCTCGGCGGCTCATTTACAACAGAATTAGCAATGAATTTCAGTTGGGGAAAGTATATTTTCTTTGCCGACACCAATTTTTCGTATTTTATCACCAAAGGCGCACCTTTTTACGGAATAACGCTTGCATCGGCGCTTATCATCTGCGCGGCTTACTGCGTCGCATTCCTTGCTGCGGGTTATGTCATATTTATGAAACGTGACATAGCATAA
- a CDS encoding hypothetical protein (Family membership), which translates to MITFSSASPIYIQIIEEIKREIVSGVRQPGSRVETVREMAQEMGVNPNTVQKAFAELEREGLMYSERTSGRYITTDVDLIKKVKEESIVSTIAEFVNLMKRSGFNNEDILRLVSKYLEEGRNNG; encoded by the coding sequence ATGATAACATTTAGTTCGGCGTCGCCGATATATATACAAATAATTGAAGAAATAAAGCGTGAGATAGTCTCAGGTGTAAGACAGCCCGGCAGCAGGGTGGAAACCGTTCGCGAGATGGCACAGGAAATGGGGGTCAATCCCAATACAGTGCAGAAAGCATTTGCTGAATTGGAGCGGGAGGGGCTTATGTATTCAGAAAGGACTTCAGGCAGATATATTACAACTGATGTTGATTTAATAAAAAAGGTCAAAGAAGAATCAATTGTTTCGACAATAGCGGAATTTGTCAACTTGATGAAGAGATCAGGCTTTAATAATGAAGATATCCTAAGGCTCGTTAGCAAATATCTTGAGGAGGGCAGAAACAATGGCTGA
- a CDS encoding Two CBS domain containing protein (High confidence in function and specificity) yields the protein MNIAFFLTPKKDVVYQKESSTMRQALERMEYHRYSAIPIINDEGEYVGTLTEGDLLWKMKNTPGLDFSNTSKIRIKDIPRKFVNKPVRINCDIESLLITAAHQNFVPVVDDNNKFIGIIKRSDIINYCYEKLFNVKEKLKA from the coding sequence ATGAACATTGCATTTTTTCTTACACCAAAAAAAGATGTGGTGTATCAAAAGGAATCTTCGACCATGAGGCAGGCACTCGAACGCATGGAGTACCACCGCTATTCGGCAATTCCTATTATTAATGATGAGGGGGAATATGTGGGGACATTAACTGAAGGAGACCTTTTATGGAAAATGAAAAACACGCCGGGACTTGATTTCAGTAACACCAGCAAAATACGAATCAAGGACATCCCGAGAAAATTCGTCAATAAGCCGGTTCGTATAAACTGCGATATTGAAAGCCTGCTTATAACGGCGGCGCACCAGAATTTTGTCCCGGTCGTCGATGACAACAACAAGTTCATCGGCATTATAAAACGCAGCGATATTATCAATTACTGCTATGAGAAATTGTTTAATGTAAAAGAAAAACTTAAAGCATGA
- a CDS encoding putative membrane protein (Hypothetical protein) codes for MLLKLLKYDIKSTAAKMLTAFAVFAFICIVIPPIIKLFQEDAAMTYLIFTVPVGAIALSIVTFIFIFQRYNSGLYGNEGSLMFTLPVKGRYLLISKFITAFMWTILGCVLGFASICTIVYVSLSFDEIRKGINFLDLLDVWNISTLLLIITLIIVTTVQFIIQVYFSITISKLPIWRKFGVLVGILTYLAVDYIDSILEMCLSPVHVGKFKVEGLAALRAVTGGFIWRVQLIPILISLVLSVGMFIATTVLIEKRTSFK; via the coding sequence ATGCTATTAAAGCTTTTAAAGTATGACATAAAGTCAACGGCTGCAAAAATGCTGACAGCATTTGCGGTATTTGCTTTTATCTGTATAGTGATACCTCCGATCATAAAGCTGTTTCAAGAGGATGCAGCAATGACCTACTTGATATTTACTGTACCGGTAGGCGCGATTGCGTTGAGTATTGTAACTTTTATCTTTATATTTCAAAGGTACAACTCTGGCCTTTATGGCAATGAGGGCTCTCTTATGTTTACCCTTCCTGTGAAAGGGCGGTATTTGCTGATATCAAAGTTTATAACCGCATTCATGTGGACAATATTAGGGTGCGTACTCGGTTTTGCATCTATATGCACGATAGTTTATGTGTCTCTGTCTTTTGACGAAATAAGGAAAGGTATAAACTTTCTTGATTTACTTGATGTTTGGAACATATCGACATTGCTTTTGATTATCACTTTGATAATTGTCACAACTGTTCAATTCATCATTCAGGTTTATTTTTCAATAACGATATCAAAACTGCCGATTTGGCGCAAGTTCGGCGTATTAGTAGGAATACTCACATATTTGGCAGTGGATTATATTGATTCAATTTTAGAAATGTGCTTATCCCCAGTTCATGTTGGCAAATTCAAAGTTGAGGGCTTAGCTGCATTACGGGCAGTTACAGGGGGATTTATTTGGAGAGTACAACTAATACCTATTTTGATTTCACTTGTTTTGAGTGTCGGCATGTTTATCGCCACAACCGTGCTCATAGAGAAAAGGACGAGCTTTAAATAA
- a CDS encoding ABC transporter (High confidence in function and specificity), with product MADQIMQPDTAGNIIEIHGLTKTYEGRIALSNVNLSIPSGRIVGLLGPNGAGKTTLIKIITGVLSGYSGQVLIDGHKPGVYTKSIVSYLPDKTYLSNWMRVSDTIDLFNDFYADFDRVKAAEMMKRLGIDPKLKVTKLSKGTYEKVQLVLVMSRAAKLYVLDEPIGGVDPAARDVILDTILKNYSENSTVLLSTQLISDVERIFDSVIFLKEGQIVLNEDVDTLREKYKQSVDELFREVFRCY from the coding sequence ATGGCTGATCAGATAATGCAGCCGGATACCGCCGGCAATATAATAGAAATCCACGGACTGACCAAAACCTACGAGGGCAGAATAGCACTTTCGAATGTCAACCTTTCCATTCCGTCCGGGCGCATTGTTGGATTGCTTGGGCCAAACGGGGCCGGCAAGACGACGCTGATAAAGATTATTACTGGCGTGCTCAGCGGATACAGCGGGCAGGTACTTATTGATGGGCATAAACCGGGAGTTTATACAAAATCCATTGTCTCATATCTTCCTGATAAAACATATCTCAGCAACTGGATGAGGGTTTCGGATACTATTGACCTGTTCAATGACTTCTATGCCGATTTTGACAGAGTAAAAGCTGCAGAAATGATGAAGCGGCTTGGTATTGACCCAAAACTCAAGGTTACAAAATTGTCAAAAGGCACATATGAGAAAGTACAGCTTGTGCTGGTCATGTCGAGGGCGGCAAAGCTTTATGTACTTGATGAACCGATCGGAGGCGTAGATCCTGCGGCCCGCGATGTAATCTTAGATACAATACTGAAAAACTACAGTGAAAACAGCACAGTTTTGCTTTCAACACAGCTTATATCCGATGTTGAAAGAATCTTTGACAGTGTAATCTTTTTAAAGGAAGGTCAGATAGTTCTCAACGAAGATGTGGATACATTGCGTGAAAAGTATAAGCAATCCGTCGACGAACTTTTCAGGGAGGTATTTAGATGCTATTAA